CTAATCATGgtgaataattaatttaaagatGAGTACACTGTATCTGAGTCCGAACCAAAACTGATACTATATATGGAAGAGTCAGATTTGTgggttttattttttattcttttaaagtTTATACATCTAAGATCAGATTTGTATTtcaacactaatttttttttttgtatatgcAAATCAGACCCTCCAATTTGCTTtacatcaaaataaattttatttcatcACAAATCAAACTATTCGATTTGTACACTATAAAAATCTTATCCTCAAATTTAAATCCaatttgttatttaaaataaaagaataaaataaaatctatataaaaaaaatacaccaATTAATTATGAGATCGAATTACATATCATTTTTTTccattactaaaaaaattagccgGATTTGACACCGTGAAATTGTGCATATATATTGAGTGAATATAGATACTTGATCTCATGCCATCTTAATATGTGCCAGCCTTTTatttccatatatatatatatatatatatatatattaaaaaagcACGCTAATCACATTCATTATATTCTTTATGACCCTTTTCTCTTAAGTCTAAACTCTTTTGTCACTGAAAGACAAGGagactttgatttggaaaaaaaaaaatggagacTGTGATCTTTAGAAGAATTGCgttgatggtgatgatgatgacttcaatGATGGTAAACATGGCAAAATCGGAATTGCACTATGTTGGAGGAAACAAATTTAGTTGGGCTCCTAACGTTAATTTGACACAATGGTCAATGCACCAACATTTTTATGTGCATGATTGGCTGTGTAAGTTCTagttctctttattttttttaaatcaatattATTCTTGGATTTAATTTCTGTGTATTGTGGGTGTCAAATTTTGACAGTGAGGAGCGAAATTATCTGGTTTAATGTTATTGTGCAATTTTTTTTAGACAAGCTCTTAATTATGATATTTATGGATCGGATCTGATCCGTATATCTGCGGTATTTTAGTGATCCTATTTGCACACTAATAAAATTGGATTATAAATTTTGTGTAGGTATCCgcataaataaagaaataaataagtaaatatttttttatattttatttcaactaataattatcatatatattgtattattttaatttattatttaagaaatagatatttaatattattttaaaaataaacatatttaaaagaataaaaaaataaattttattgatatttttaaataaaaataaatttttaaaaatatttttctattttacgGATATATCTAATATCTGATCCATACACTTAAAAACTACATATATTAGATCCGATtcgataattttaatataaatcgAATTCACCCCTACTCTTAATCTTATTTTCGTTACGTTGGTTTACTAaactcttattctttctctttctctcaaaATATTTCGTCTCACTTGAATTTTGggcattttaaaaaaaattacttccatctactaaattaaagaataatttttaaaaatatttaattattctattggttcttataattttattaaatttttaattatgttcttgtatatttttttcttttcgatTAATCCCCTATACCAAAtcagattttataattaagtcatTGTCGTgacaaaaatattagaattaacgAAATATTTCATTAAACAAAATGAATATACCTAACACTTTACTAAATATTATGTATAGtttttaacagaatattttattaattctaaCGTTTTTATCATCGTACAGACTTAGTTACAAACGAATTTAGatcttttaagttttaattttttttgagagGATAAAATGTGATCTTTCGtccttaaatattttttctctcatATTTTATGTTGGTCCCACCAATAAAATAATTGGtgaaagatcacactttatcttgtaaagtaaaattcaaaattgaaaaaaatttaaacttgtTACAAAATTTGATATAGTATAAGAACTCaattaatacatatatatatatatatatataaacctaattaaaaatttaatacaacTATAAAGATGCACAGAATAATTAAAACtttctaaaattatatatatttgttcATACATCTAAATATTAGAATTCCATCTATTTTATTCCTTGTGCGTGAAAGCAATGTTATACGACACCtcaaatattttgataaaatacttttcaattcaatttcttcTTTAAATATAACatcattttatttcatttttatattttcaaaatttggtgaagagaataacaagaacaaaatgattttctttttcattgtttcttttacaaaatacaatatattATGAACAATGAATAAAATttcacataattaattaatgtttttcataATTGGTAATTTGGTATAGATTTTGGATATGACAGGCACATGCAAAATGTGTTGGAAGTGAATAAGACAAGCTATGAGAACTGCATAGACAAAGATTTCATTAAGAACATAACAAGGGGAGGTGGAAAAGATGTCATTGAACTGAAAGAAGTGAAGACCTATTACTTCTTGAGTTCAGGTGGTTTCTGTTGGAATGGTTTGAAAGTTGTAATTAATGTTGAAAATGTTGCACCAACTCCATCACCAGGACATAATAAATCTTCATCTTGTACCATTGGTATCAACCAAAATCTTGTGATCCTCCTAATATTAATGTGGGGCATCATCATCTTCAAATGATAATAGTTAGATCACAAGTAGAACATTATCATAGGACCAATTGTAATAACGGTTGTGTTTGAGATTTATagtctctttttttttggtgactgatTTATAGTCTCTTTGAAATAGTAATTGAATGAACCATAAAAATTCAGAGCGTCTTTTcactataaaaatatatatatatatatatatatatattttttagaagttacaaatttttctttttttaaaatatttttatttaaaataatatgttttacataataaataaaaattatttttatattattatatccaaacataattattagacaaaaaaaatttatgtaatttttaaatataaaattattttttactttttaaaaaaatattaaaaaaaaagatgtttcgaaaaaaaatcttttattcaAAACTCACCTATCATTTATTTCATTATTTGTCATGAACAAttacttaaaattaattttacatttGAATTTTATCCATCCAATGTTTTTTAACAATCGTATCTTGGGGATCCTTGTTTTCGCAGCCTCATACTAAAAGTCTAAAACTCACTATACATTTATTGCCGATTTCTGTTATACCAAGTGGTAATTGGTACTTATATACCTAATTCAATTTAAGCAATTCATATTCAGAATTTAGATCATACACAAATTATACAAATGTAATTTTCTATTCTATTTGTTGTGATATATccttagttaatttttttttcaccaaTTTCGGATAATAATTCTTCCAAATTTTGTATatgattaagtttggattgagaattatgattgatttttatttatttttttcagatttttttttattgtagaTTTAATTGAGAAAATATAAATTGATACGTGTTTAagaggatatttttattatttagagaCAGATAGAATTATACTATATTGGATTTAGATATCAAGAAGATCATGACTtcgtttaaaaaataataatgctaAAAATGACGTAACTCATAAAATTTATTGGATTAAGTCATTTCAAGAAAATTTGATTTAGTTCTATTTTGTTTAATAgcctttttaaaaattataaatttaaattaaatctgatttaatctaataagatcaattcttatttaaattagttatcatatctttagaattttaaatttaaatcaaatatgatataatttaataaaatcaaatctACCCTAATAGTTATATTATCTTTAAGAGATTTGAATTaagttatcttattttatcttgtttgggtgagtttctaaaaaaaaatctttttttgacttatctttttttagaagattttatataaaaataaaagtaattttatgtttaaatatctattgcaaaaagatctttttatttatgaattatatgtttggatataacaatatgaaagtattttttatttatttattacatgaaaaatatcttcttttttttttaaatcttttagaaaaaagatataaattaaaGCTTCTCAAAacagatatttttttatttatttagttttactattaaaaatttaccaaatacactaaaaaataaaaaagatttttttatatttaaaaaatatattttttattaaaataacgAGGACCAAACAAACACCTAATCTATTAGAGATCAATTTAAATACTTTTTATGAGATAATTTAAAGAATTgttgataaataaaatttttaattactttatatccgtttattatataattaaatgagtTGAGTAATTTGCTTTAATTATTGCATAAAGAAGATAAAGAAGATTGATCGAAAGATTCGACCTAAAGTAATTTTGCTCGCTGATTTTTTCAACTTTTGCCTTGTGAACTAGGTTATCAAACACAAATTCTTTAAAGGTACAGTAAGAATTCTATtctttttctaataattcagtTTTTTCATTAAAGTTTTTAATCATTCTTAATTCATTCCACAATTTTTACTACCGTTTCTATCTTTTATGTTCGTAGTAATCTTTCTTATTCTTCTCCTTTCAACCCTTGCAGTCTTTTTGCTCGGAGTCTGATGCTTTGTCTTTATTAAACCCATTGAATTCTTATCATTCATTCTGCTTATTGTTTTCAGAAGAAGTGAAATTGAAGAGCAGCATGAAAGAAGCAGCAGCAATACCATATAATCTCAGATGTCATGGTCGTGTAGTCGGCCAGCGCTATTTGAGGCCCAGACAAGTCCAGCTTCATCATACCTCCAACAAACCACTCTCAGTCAATCATAGCTCCAAGAAACGTCGCCCCACACGCAGGTCATTCTTGATTTCTTGTTACTTTTTACGAGCttcatgctttttttttttacatactTATTGTTCACCTAATAAGAATACGCAGCACATTATCAATATATTGATTTCTTTTTAATATTCCTTTTCTCGCAAAtcaattttctttgaaatcaaagaCAAAAGCCTTATGATCCCCCTTTACCTGAATGTGATAAAGACGAAGAGCTCTCTTTACCTGAAGGTGGTAAAGACGAAAATGCCCCTTTACCTGAAGCTGGTAACGATGAAAAAAAGTAAGTCAGCatgatttttttcatttaacTTTTTTCGATTATAGTTTATAGCATTACATTattagattattattattattgcttaaatttccttgttcttactAATCAAATTCTATGTGACATCAAAGGGAAAGGAACATGTTTGTTCTAGGCGCTAAGAGAGGCACTGAACCTGTAGAAGTGTGAGTACTATTGAGTCTTTTCTCTCCAATTATGACTTGTAGCCATATATCAATTTGTTAATAATACCTCCATTTGTTTTTCGGGCATTCTTCCAGATATCGCAAGAAAGCGAGAAGGTACTTTATGGAGACTATGTTTCCTTATCCATTAGCTGCAATGAAACACTACAACTATGGACTAAAAGAGGTAAATTAACTTGTTAGTCCTACTCTAttcatttctttttattatagTACCtttaattaaacaataaaaacaaaaattcttccctgttattttttttttcaggaaGAGCAATACGAGGTTACTGATTATCATGATAAGCTGTGCCGTTATTTCGGAAAACTTGGCTATATACGGCTTATGCACTTTATAGCTGAgcctaaatatactaaaaacatgcCCAATGCATCAGAGGATACCACTAAGCACTTTTATGCCAGGATGCATCAAATGCCTAATCGTGAAACTCATGTGGATTACTGTAAACTGTATGAAGGACCCCCACAACCTGGTATCATTACTAAAATTTTTCTTTCgtgttttctaattttttggcCCCGCTTAATGATGCGGCTTGTTCGGAATGTGTTGTAGGTCTCCATGCTAGCCAAGAAGTCATTCCCTTGTGCTGTGAAACTTGTGGTCTTAAGGATCTGAAAGCCCTTGAGTCAAAATCATTGGAATTGAGGTTTATTCTCTCTTTAGTGATAGTGATTTATATTTATAAGAGTTTATATTGACTTGTTTTTATTTTGGAATTGAAGTGCTGAAGGTGAAGGAGGAGAGGAGGAGTATTGGAAGTAAGAGTCAGTGTTTCTCTTTTTATAATATGTTTATCTCCTGCATATGGATtatgatttttaattgaaaattgtTTGTTTCTATTTGTTTTTGTATGCTTTGTGCAGTGGTTATCACACTTCCACTCCTCCAAAAATTATTGTGGCACGCAGAGATCCAGAGGTCATAGCAAAACATGCTGCCAGGAGAAAGAAAAAACCTTGAATGGATcttacaagaattgaacaactTATGTCCAATCTGTTCCTTTGGCAAGATTTCCTTGTTAACCAATGTTGTTTGTGGAGAATACTGTCTAACTTGATTACATTTATATAAACTGTGGTTTTGATGATGCAGGGTTGCTGATTGGCaagtttcttgttcttttgatggATATATAATTCTATATGGTATACAACTGATTCATTTCTTTTTGAGACACTTTGTGGAGACACCCTTTTCTTGTCTCCAAAAAATGTTGTACATAAGTTGATAGACTTGGAAGAAAGTTGTGTAACATTGTTACATCATAAGGGAAATAGGGTCCTTCTTTTTACTTTTGGGagagtaaaagaaaaaagaaaaaagaaaggggaggaTTGTACTTATTTTTATGTGTTTGCCAAATTTGAACAATAAGAGTGAGAATCATTTTGTAACCTTTTCATGTGCCCAATTGATTTATCTTTCATGTCATGCCAAACTGCATATGAGAAATATAAAGTATAGGAACCATAGAATTAAACTAGAAGCTCTTCTATGCCAATAGAATGAGAATTAGGAACAAATCCTCTAAAAATGGCTACAGTGTCGTTACTCAAACTTTAAGGAAACtcttacaaaaataaaatattattaatatgaGAAAGTATAAGGAGACATCGAGTTTAGTGTACAATGTATATAATAAGGATAAAAGGAAAAGTAGATCatcattaatttaattaatttttaataattttccattttaaattcaaaaaataaggATATGCAATAAGTGGCAGTTAGGATTTTTCATTATCTCTCTAACAGAGTTCTATTAATAATttatcatattaaaaaaaaaatcaaatttcacaaATACTTCTCCAAATAAAATTAGGATCatgtataatatatattgaatattttatttaggGCAAGTGgccaaaataaattatttgcaAACCAATATTATGAAATTACAACTTTTAAATATTGCATACGAAAATGAAACTTTTACATATCTATAAAAATCGTAAGAGGAGTTGGACGGATTAGGAATTATATGTAGATCGTTAGAGGGATATAACGGTTTACATtggaacacaaaaaaaaaagaaaccgCAACACTCTCGAATGGTTTCTTCACGAACGCCAAAACTGCACAAACCACGAGAGGAATACAGCTATTTACATGTTCTAATGCTAACCGCTATACCTCTTCCGCCCAATCCTCTTGCGATTTTCATAGATATGTAAAAGTTACATTTACGATGTCATATTTAAAAGTTGTAATTCAATAATATTGATGtgcaaataatttattttggtaacttgttcttttatttaacaattaataattgacttttattacttttattatatgatatagttaaaaaatattaaaattattttattataattatattagaatcaacatatttttattgaattaaataacTTTTGTAGATGTTCAATGGAACTATATTTTCTCACAATAAGTGGAGATGAGAATAAAAATgagatttaaatttatttaaaataaaagtaatgtgattaagtttaatttatttaaatatagttaaaaataattgaataattatgtacggtaaaaattgatattattgaaggataaaattaaaatttattaacatttcaaaatcgtctcaattttgtcccattGTCAATTTTATTAATAGATCCCTACAACAGGACAATATTGAGtaaattttgaaacgttagggacttaaatagaacGAACGTTAGGGACAATTTTGGGACTTATCCTAAATGTTGAGGATAAAAGTGATACTTGACTctttttaaactttaaaaatattataaaagacataaatttaagcattaaatttaaaaattagttaatatatgaagttatattagacttttaaaatttgaaaacacATACCAACTTTGAAAAGTTTCACCTTAGTTACTCTCAAAAGTACtgcaattttttaaaagttgcAAATACAAGCACATAGTCTTTGATTTACtaatgtgttttcataaagcaCAAACATCTCTTCGAAAAGTTTTACCGAACCAAGCCTAAGTCAGGAAAGCAAGAGGCCCAATAGTATTTTTATCGTCTAGTGAAAGACACAAATTTAATATTagttttataaattattattaggtctatattttagtttgttttgttGTTAGGCTTTGTTAGAAAATTTGATTTAGTTCTTATTTGTTTAgtaatatttttaagaattttaaatttaaattaaatatgatcTAATATAATAAGATTAactctaatttaaattagttatcatatttttatgattttaaatttaaattaaatctaatataatccaataaaatcaaatctaccttaaattagttatcttatcttattttttaattagtttgtTAGAgtctatttaaatattttttgtgagACAATTTACACaatttttaatgaataaattttatGGGTGCCACTGTGCATGTTTAGGCTTATATTTGGATTTGCTTTATTGTTaaagtttttaaaagatttgatttagtTCTAATTTATTTAGCGGTATTTTtaagaatattaattttaaattaaatttgatctAAGTTAGTTATTtacttatcttatctttaggatatttaaattaaattatcttatcttatcttttagctaatctattaggagtctatttaaacattttttgtaaaataatttagagaatttttatgaataaaatttttaataattttatgctTATTTTATTGTGTGATTAAGAGAGTTAGAGAGGTGAGTAATTTACTTTACTTATTATATGAAGAAGATTGAAAAATCTAACTTAAAGATGATTTTgcatagtaattttttttaattatgacaAAATTTTTGAAGGtctagtagattttttttatttttgtaataatcTATCATTCTTATTTCTTAGTCCATGACTTCGTTCCAATGGTTTTACTAccttttctatcttttattttcGCAGTATCCTTTCTTATTCTTCTCCCTTCCACCCTTCCAATTTGTTTACTAGGACTGTAATGTTTTGTCTCTATTAAATCCATTAAATTCTTATCATTCATTCTGCTTATTGTTTTCAGAACCTGTAGAAGAAGCGAAATTGAACAGCAGCATGAAACAAGCAGCAGCAATACCATATAATCTCAGATGTCAAGGTCGTGTAGTCGGCGAGCGCTATTTGAGGCCCAGACAAGTCCAGATTGATCATAGCTCCAACAAACCACTCTCAGTCAATCATAGCTCCAAGAAACGTCGGCCCAGACGCAGGTCATTCTTGATTTCTTGTTACTTTTTATGAGCTTCATGCTTTTTGTTCACCTAATAAGAATACGCACCACATTATCAAtgtcttgatttctttttaattttccttttctcGCAAATCAATTTTGTTTGAAATCAAAGACAAAAGCCTTGCGATCCCCCTTTACCTGAATGTGATAAAGACGAAGAGCCCTCTTTACCTGAAGGTGGTAAAGACGAAAACGCCCCTTTACCCGAAGGTgataatgatgaaaaaaagtAAGTCagcatgattttttttttcatttaactTTTTTCGATTATAGGTTATGGCATTACATTattagattattattattattattacttaaaTTTCCTTGTTCATACTAATCAAATTCTTTGACATCAAAGGAAAAGGAACATGTTTGTTAGAGGCGCTAAGAGAGGCACTGAACCTGAAGAAGTGTGAGTGCATGCTAttcacccccccccccccccccccccccattATGATTTGTAACCATATATCAATTTGTTAATAATACCTCCATTTGTTTTTTGGGCATTCTTTCAGATATCGCAGGAAAGTGACAAGATACTTCATTGAGACTATGTATCCTTATCCATTAGCTGCAATGAAACACTACAACGATGGACTAAAAGAGGTAAATTAACTTGTTAGTCCTACTCTAttcatttctttttattatagTACCtttaattaaacaataaaaacaaaaattcttCATTGTTATTCGTTTTTCAGGAAGAGCAATACGAGGTTACTGGTACTCGTGATAAACTGTGCCGTTATTTCAAAAATCTTGGCTATATACGCCTACTGCACTTTATAGCTGAGCCTAAATATACTCAAAACATGCCCAATGCATCAGAGGATACCGCTAAGCACTTTTATGCCAGGATACATCAAATGCCTAATCGTGAAACTCATGTGGATTACTGTAAACTGTATGAAGGACCCCCACAACCTGGTATCATTACTAAAATTTATCTTTCgtgttttctaattttttggcCCCGCTTAATGATGCGGCTTGTTCGGAATGTGTTGTAGGTCTCCATTTTAGCCAAGAAGTCATTCCCTTGTGCTGTGAAACTTGTGGTCTTAAGGATCTGAAAGCACTTGAGTCAAAATCATTGGAATTGAGGTTTATTCTCTCTTTAGTGATAGTGATTTATATTTATAAGAGTTTATATTGACTTGTTTTTATTTTGGAATTGAAGTGCTGAAGGTGAAGGAGGAAAGGAGGAGTATTGGAAGTAAGAGTCACTGTTTCTCTTTTTATAATATGTTTATCTTCTGCATATAGATTATGATTTATAATTGAAAATTGTTTCTATTTGTTTTTTGTATGCTTTCTACAGCGGTTATCACACCTCCACTCCTCCAAAAATTATGGTGGCACGCAGAAGAAACCCAGAGGTTATAGCAGAACAAGCCgtcaagagaaaaaaaaatgttgaaTGAATCTTAAAAGAATTGAATAATTAATGTCCAGTCTATGTTCATGTATGACCGTTCCTTttgtattatataaattatttgagCAAATGATAATTGATTGGAGCTTGCACTCTGTGAAGTGAAAGAAACGAATATCGAtgagaatgtgttttttttttcttcaacagaaaggtaataaaaaataattaagtcCAGTTTAGATAAATATCACGTGTCACTGACTTGCCATGTAGCGTGTTACGTGTCACTGACCTGCTACGTGGCGTGCCACGTGACATTTAATGTAACACGTCATCGTCC
The Arachis stenosperma cultivar V10309 chromosome 7, arast.V10309.gnm1.PFL2, whole genome shotgun sequence genome window above contains:
- the LOC130939299 gene encoding early nodulin-like protein 20, whose translation is METVIFRRIALMVMMMTSMMVNMAKSELHYVGGNKFSWAPNVNLTQWSMHQHFYVHDWLYFGYDRHMQNVLEVNKTSYENCIDKDFIKNITRGGGKDVIELKEVKTYYFLSSGGFCWNGLKVVINVENVAPTPSPGHNKSSSCTIGINQNLVILLILMWGIIIFK
- the LOC130942119 gene encoding uncharacterized protein LOC130942119; the encoded protein is MKQAAAIPYNLRCQGRVVGERYLRPRQVQIDHSSNKPLSVNHSSKKRRPRRRQKPCDPPLPECDKDEEPSLPEGGKDENAPLPEGDNDEKKKRNMFVRGAKRGTEPEEVYRRKVTRYFIETMYPYPLAAMKHYNDGLKEEEQYEVTGTRDKLCRYFKNLGYIRLLHFIAEPKYTQNMPNASEDTAKHFYARIHQMPNRETHVDYCKLYEGPPQPGLHFSQEVIPLCCETCGLKDLKALESKSLELSAEGEGGKEEYWNGYHTSTPPKIMVARRRNPEVIAEQAVKRKKNVE
- the LOC130942006 gene encoding uncharacterized protein LOC130942006, whose product is MKEAAAIPYNLRCHGRVVGQRYLRPRQVQLHHTSNKPLSVNHSSKKRRPTRRQKPYDPPLPECDKDEELSLPEGGKDENAPLPEAGNDEKKERNMFVLGAKRGTEPVEVYRKKARRYFMETMFPYPLAAMKHYNYGLKEEEQYEVTDYHDKLCRYFGKLGYIRLMHFIAEPKYTKNMPNASEDTTKHFYARMHQMPNRETHVDYCKLYEGPPQPGLHASQEVIPLCCETCGLKDLKALESKSLELSAEGEGGEEEYWNGYHTSTPPKIIVARRDPEVIAKHAARRKKKP